A part of Solicola gregarius genomic DNA contains:
- a CDS encoding four-carbon acid sugar kinase family protein, with product MTDAGPVLVVADDLTGANATAAALARAGMRAVTVADGERPAIVAEFVSRFDAVVISTNARHVPGADAAELVRRAVRSGWPTPLAANRIDSTLRGNVGPTTAALVAEVSAQSGRRAVALCVPAHPEAGRHTVGGVQLLGGRRLEETELAGDPRSPITHSEVATLFEGLRTTTIPLEIVTGPDDRLVAAFAAAVDGGTDVVVADALTTDNIARVARAATTVNDVTWVTVDPGPATVAMAAALGLHRTPDGAPLLAVSGSATSLTRDQLVRLRGEREVVVVRPALPADARVPDVDTTADRLATALESARPDQVVLLASVLDESDVTDVDHATAAAIPRALARAVRRALETHQVDAIFATGGDITASLFAELAAHGLDVEGEIEPLAVAGELVGGPWSGLPIATKGGLVGDTGTTVACIDHLRQAAETRRRRVHPAQSRQTAW from the coding sequence GTGACCGACGCAGGGCCCGTCCTGGTCGTCGCCGACGACCTCACCGGCGCGAACGCCACCGCGGCCGCGCTGGCTCGCGCCGGAATGCGCGCGGTGACCGTCGCCGACGGCGAACGCCCGGCGATCGTTGCCGAGTTCGTCTCTCGGTTCGACGCCGTCGTGATCAGCACGAACGCGCGTCACGTGCCCGGCGCCGACGCCGCCGAACTGGTACGCCGCGCCGTACGCAGCGGATGGCCGACCCCGCTCGCCGCCAATCGGATCGACTCCACCCTCCGCGGCAACGTCGGCCCGACGACCGCTGCCCTGGTGGCCGAGGTCTCTGCACAGTCGGGGCGCCGCGCCGTCGCGCTGTGCGTACCCGCGCATCCGGAGGCCGGCCGCCACACGGTCGGCGGCGTGCAGCTGCTCGGCGGTCGACGCCTCGAGGAGACCGAGCTGGCCGGCGACCCGCGATCGCCGATCACCCATTCGGAGGTCGCGACGCTGTTCGAGGGCCTTCGTACGACGACGATCCCGCTCGAGATCGTCACGGGGCCCGACGACCGACTCGTCGCGGCGTTCGCAGCGGCCGTCGACGGCGGCACCGACGTCGTCGTCGCCGATGCGCTGACCACCGACAACATCGCGCGAGTGGCCCGGGCAGCGACCACGGTCAACGACGTCACCTGGGTCACCGTCGACCCAGGGCCGGCAACGGTGGCGATGGCGGCGGCACTCGGCCTGCACCGCACGCCCGATGGCGCACCGCTGCTCGCGGTCTCGGGCTCCGCGACGAGTCTGACCCGCGACCAGCTGGTCCGGCTCCGCGGCGAACGAGAGGTCGTCGTCGTACGCCCGGCGCTGCCCGCCGACGCGCGCGTACCGGACGTCGATACGACGGCCGATCGGCTCGCGACCGCGCTCGAGTCGGCGCGGCCCGACCAGGTCGTGCTGCTCGCGTCCGTCCTCGACGAGTCGGACGTCACCGATGTCGATCACGCCACGGCGGCGGCGATCCCGCGGGCACTCGCCCGCGCCGTACGCCGGGCACTCGAGACGCACCAGGTCGACGCGATCTTCGCCACCGGCGGCGACATCACCGCATCGCTGTTCGCCGAGCTCGCCGCGCACGGACTCGACGTCGAGGGCGAGATCGAGCCGCTCGCCGTCGCCGGTGAGCTCGTCGGCGGTCCGTGGTCGGGGCTGCCCATCGCGACGAAGGGTGGGCTCGTCGGCGACACGGGCACCACCGTGGCCTGCATCGACCACCTGCGCCAGGCCGCCGAGACCCGGCGCCGCCGCGTACATCCCGCACAGTCCAGGCAGACCGCCTGGTGA
- a CDS encoding phosphoribosylaminoimidazolesuccinocarboxamide synthase, whose product MTGLPTAPDIPGARHVHSGKVRDLYERPDGALLMVASDRISAYDHVLEPGIPDKGEILTRMSLWWFEQVADLVPNHVLSTDVPDVVRGRAVVCERLAMYPVECVARGYLTGSGLIDYQRSGAVCGVALPPGLGEASRLDAPIFTPATKAELGEHDENVSYEHVVGAVGADAAERLRDLTIAVYERAERIARERGIILADTKLEFGARSDGTIVLADEVLTPDSSRFWPADEYVPGQVQESYDKQVVRNWLTHESGWDRTSDEPPPRLSDAVVDKTRQRYVEAYERLTGERF is encoded by the coding sequence GTGACCGGCCTACCCACAGCCCCTGATATCCCCGGCGCCCGCCATGTGCATTCGGGCAAGGTGCGCGACCTGTACGAGCGGCCCGACGGCGCGCTGCTGATGGTCGCCTCCGACCGCATCTCGGCGTACGACCATGTCCTCGAACCCGGGATCCCCGACAAGGGCGAGATCCTGACCCGGATGTCGCTGTGGTGGTTCGAGCAGGTCGCCGACCTCGTACCCAACCACGTGCTCTCGACCGACGTACCCGATGTCGTACGCGGGCGGGCCGTCGTCTGCGAGCGGCTCGCGATGTACCCGGTCGAGTGCGTCGCGCGCGGCTATCTCACCGGCTCCGGCCTGATCGACTACCAGCGCAGTGGCGCGGTGTGCGGCGTCGCGCTGCCCCCAGGGCTGGGTGAGGCGAGCAGGCTGGACGCACCGATCTTCACCCCCGCCACGAAGGCGGAGCTGGGCGAGCACGACGAGAACGTCTCGTACGAGCACGTGGTCGGCGCCGTCGGTGCCGACGCGGCAGAGCGGTTGCGCGACCTCACCATCGCCGTGTACGAGCGGGCCGAGCGGATCGCCCGCGAGCGGGGCATCATCCTGGCCGATACCAAGCTCGAGTTCGGCGCCCGCTCCGACGGCACCATCGTGCTCGCCGACGAGGTGCTGACGCCGGACTCGTCGCGCTTCTGGCCGGCCGACGAGTACGTACCGGGGCAGGTGCAGGAGTCGTACGACAAGCAGGTCGTCCGCAACTGGCTGACGCACGAGAGCGGATGGGACCGTACGAGCGACGAGCCCCCTCCGCGGCTGTCCGACGCAGTCGTCGACAAGACCCGGCAGCGCTACGTCGAGGCGTACGAGCGCCTGACCGGCGAGCGATTCTGA
- the purQ gene encoding phosphoribosylformylglycinamidine synthase subunit PurQ, protein MKIGVVTFPGSLDDVDASRAVRLAGGEPVALWHGDNDLAGVDAVVLPGGFSYGDYLRCGAIARFAPVMEALVDAARGGMPVLGICNGFQILCESHLLPGALVRNDHQRFVCRDQMLRIENADTAWTSAYETDQEIVVPLKNGEGGFVADEATLDSLEQEGRVVARYVGVNPNGSLRDIAGVTNERGNVVGLMPHPEHAVEALFGAGLDGRGFFASVVQAMADRS, encoded by the coding sequence GTGAAGATCGGCGTCGTCACCTTCCCCGGCTCGCTCGACGACGTCGATGCGTCCCGCGCGGTGCGGCTCGCGGGCGGGGAGCCGGTCGCGTTGTGGCACGGTGACAACGATCTTGCGGGCGTCGACGCCGTCGTGCTGCCCGGCGGCTTCTCGTACGGCGACTACCTGCGCTGCGGCGCGATCGCCCGATTCGCACCCGTGATGGAGGCGCTGGTCGACGCCGCCCGCGGTGGCATGCCGGTCCTCGGCATCTGCAACGGGTTCCAGATCCTGTGCGAGTCGCATCTCCTCCCGGGCGCGCTCGTCCGCAACGACCACCAGCGGTTCGTGTGCCGCGACCAGATGCTGCGCATCGAGAACGCCGACACCGCCTGGACGTCCGCGTACGAGACGGACCAGGAGATCGTCGTACCACTGAAGAACGGCGAGGGCGGCTTCGTCGCCGATGAGGCGACCCTCGACTCGCTCGAACAGGAAGGCCGGGTGGTCGCCCGGTACGTCGGCGTCAACCCGAACGGCTCTCTGCGCGATATCGCGGGCGTGACCAACGAGCGCGGCAACGTCGTCGGCCTGATGCCGCATCCCGAGCATGCCGTCGAGGCGCTGTTCGGCGCGGGGCTCGACGGCCGTGGCTTCTTCGCCTCCGTGGTGCAGGCGATGGCCGACCGCTCCTGA
- the purS gene encoding phosphoribosylformylglycinamidine synthase subunit PurS, whose translation MARVVVDVMLKPEILDPQGKAVHGALDRLGFELVTDVRQGKRFELEVDGEMDDEKLADVNKLAETLLSNPVIETYAVTVAS comes from the coding sequence GTGGCTCGTGTCGTCGTCGACGTCATGCTCAAGCCGGAGATCCTCGACCCCCAAGGCAAGGCGGTCCACGGAGCGCTCGACCGGCTCGGGTTCGAGCTCGTCACCGACGTACGCCAGGGCAAACGGTTCGAGCTCGAGGTCGACGGTGAGATGGACGATGAGAAGCTCGCCGATGTCAACAAGCTCGCCGAGACGTTGCTGTCCAACCCGGTGATCGAGACGTACGCCGTCACGGTGGCGTCGTGA
- the pdxA gene encoding 4-hydroxythreonine-4-phosphate dehydrogenase PdxA: MPVERPVLAVTLGDPVGIGPEITARTLAEYADESGHHGVAVGDAEALRRGARAADLDVEVREVRTFDVEPAGEGVIDVYDTGVLDADVPAWGVVDARAGQAAVTAIEVATRAAMDGKVAGVVTGPIHKEAIWASGSKHLGHTEMLGELTGVTDQDTMFVVRSRVSDEPHHLRIFFATRHVSLRKALDQLTRDKQLSSIRRAVTALEVFGADSPRLAVAAVNPHGGENGAFGTEEIDGIAPACDDARAEGLDVSGPIPSDSVFHQGLTGRYDGVLSQYHDQGHIAAKTYDFDGTISVTVGLPILRTSVDHGTAFDIAGTGRADHATMRSAYLAGVEYSPYVPRIRATYGI; this comes from the coding sequence ATGCCCGTCGAACGTCCCGTACTCGCCGTGACCCTCGGCGACCCTGTCGGCATCGGTCCCGAGATCACCGCCCGCACGCTGGCCGAGTACGCCGACGAGTCCGGGCATCACGGGGTCGCCGTCGGCGACGCCGAAGCACTGCGACGTGGTGCTCGCGCGGCCGACCTCGACGTCGAGGTACGCGAGGTGCGTACGTTCGACGTCGAGCCTGCGGGTGAAGGCGTGATCGACGTGTACGACACCGGCGTGCTCGACGCAGACGTACCGGCCTGGGGCGTCGTCGACGCGCGTGCCGGCCAGGCCGCGGTCACGGCCATCGAGGTCGCCACGCGGGCGGCGATGGATGGCAAGGTCGCCGGCGTAGTGACCGGTCCGATCCACAAGGAAGCGATCTGGGCCAGCGGCAGCAAGCACCTGGGTCACACGGAGATGCTCGGCGAGCTGACCGGCGTGACCGACCAGGACACGATGTTCGTCGTACGCAGCCGAGTCAGCGACGAGCCCCATCACCTGCGCATCTTCTTCGCGACCCGGCACGTCTCGCTGCGCAAGGCACTCGACCAGCTGACCCGCGACAAGCAGCTCTCGTCGATCCGCCGTGCCGTCACGGCGCTCGAGGTGTTCGGCGCCGACTCCCCGCGGCTCGCCGTCGCCGCCGTGAACCCGCACGGGGGCGAGAACGGCGCCTTCGGCACCGAGGAGATCGACGGCATCGCCCCGGCGTGCGACGACGCCCGCGCGGAAGGGCTCGACGTGTCCGGACCGATCCCGTCCGACTCGGTGTTCCATCAGGGTCTGACGGGCCGGTACGACGGTGTGCTGTCGCAGTACCACGACCAGGGGCACATTGCCGCGAAGACGTACGACTTCGACGGCACCATCTCCGTCACGGTCGGGCTTCCCATCCTGCGTACGTCCGTCGACCACGGCACCGCGTTCGACATCGCCGGCACGGGCCGCGCCGACCACGCCACGATGCGCTCGGCGTACCTCGCGGGCGTCGAGTACAGCCCGTACGTACCACGGATCCGCGCCACGTACGGCATCTGA
- a CDS encoding TetR/AcrR family transcriptional regulator, whose translation MSQARSRLLGTATELFYAEGLHSVGIDRIVSTAQVTRATLYRHFPSKDDLVVAYLTQVDEAIRAEVETARDQDASPDDIVRAVARIIADSIQGAGFRGCAFLNAAAEYPDADHPVHQAVLRHRQWFLATIGELLAAAGEVDPEPAARHFVMLRDGAMAAGCLTTDPQPISETFLLGVEGLL comes from the coding sequence ATGTCGCAAGCGCGGTCACGACTGCTCGGCACGGCGACCGAGCTCTTCTACGCCGAAGGGCTGCACTCCGTCGGCATCGATCGCATCGTCTCGACCGCACAGGTGACGCGCGCGACGTTGTACCGGCACTTCCCGAGCAAGGACGACCTCGTCGTCGCCTATCTGACCCAGGTCGACGAGGCGATCCGCGCCGAGGTGGAGACGGCGCGCGACCAGGACGCATCCCCTGACGACATCGTTCGAGCGGTCGCCCGGATCATCGCCGACAGCATCCAGGGCGCGGGATTTCGGGGTTGTGCATTCCTCAATGCCGCCGCCGAGTACCCCGACGCCGACCATCCGGTCCACCAAGCCGTACTCAGGCACCGCCAATGGTTCCTGGCCACGATCGGCGAGCTGCTCGCTGCCGCCGGAGAGGTCGACCCGGAACCCGCGGCCCGACACTTCGTGATGCTGCGCGACGGCGCGATGGCCGCCGGCTGCCTGACGACCGACCCGCAACCCATCAGTGAGACGTTCCTGCTCGGGGTCGAAGGGCTCCTCTAG
- a CDS encoding DeoR/GlpR family DNA-binding transcription regulator has protein sequence MATARAGTRTRHATLLTLLGAGTTQVDELAARLGVSVSTVRRDLERLKADGQVERTYGGAMATAPFHERSISESARHAGPAKSAIAHRALELVPASGTVFIDAGTTCGALARLLAASTTHADLTVVTRGLETAVALADAPDIDLLLLGGRVRRMSHGFVGPLTDLAIDRLGFDVAFLGADAVDPVRGIGEPTLEETTVKEAVAARARVVAVLADASKLAAGETPAWTRMPAPWRLITDDAAPADLDRRCAEAGVTPDRAR, from the coding sequence ATGGCAACTGCGCGCGCCGGAACACGCACTCGGCACGCGACCCTGCTGACGCTGCTCGGCGCCGGCACCACGCAGGTCGACGAGCTCGCCGCCCGACTCGGTGTCTCGGTCTCGACGGTGCGTCGCGACCTCGAGCGCCTGAAGGCAGACGGTCAGGTGGAGCGTACGTACGGCGGCGCGATGGCCACGGCGCCGTTTCATGAACGTTCGATCTCCGAGAGCGCGCGCCATGCGGGCCCGGCCAAGTCGGCGATCGCGCATCGTGCCCTCGAGCTCGTACCCGCCTCGGGCACGGTGTTCATCGACGCGGGTACGACGTGCGGGGCTCTCGCACGGCTGCTCGCGGCGTCGACGACGCATGCCGACCTCACCGTCGTCACGCGGGGGCTCGAGACCGCGGTCGCCCTCGCCGACGCCCCCGACATCGATCTGTTGCTGCTCGGCGGGCGCGTACGCCGGATGAGCCATGGTTTCGTGGGTCCGTTGACCGACCTCGCGATCGACCGCCTCGGGTTCGATGTCGCCTTCCTCGGTGCCGACGCCGTCGACCCCGTACGCGGGATCGGCGAGCCGACCCTGGAGGAGACGACCGTCAAGGAGGCGGTCGCCGCCCGAGCGCGCGTGGTCGCCGTTCTCGCCGACGCATCGAAGCTCGCGGCCGGTGAGACGCCCGCCTGGACACGGATGCCGGCGCCGTGGCGGCTGATCACCGACGACGCGGCACCGGCGGATCTCGATCGGCGTTGCGCCGAAGCGGGTGTGACACCCGACCGCGCCCGCTGA
- a CDS encoding long-chain-fatty-acid--CoA ligase produces the protein MLNLSVMLEDSARNFPDRDAVVLGEARLTYAQVNGAANQVANLLNTRGIGRGDKVALSCPNIPYFPMVYFGILKTGATVVPLNVLLKGREVAYHLDDSDATAYFCFEGTPELPMGQAGWDGFNATDACTEFFLVTADPAADSPIDGAETFGHAIASEPPAYAPAVTEPTDTAVILYTSGTTGQPKGAELSHANMAMNAANLPRLFDFHPDGHETYLCALPLFHSFGQTVIMNSGFSLGGTLVMLPRFDAKAALALMLKEKVTFFAGVPTMYWGLLGALDDSVDVDQIAANLRRSVSGGSSLPVEIIGDFKKRFHVEIQEGYGLSETSPVATFAPAGSEPRPGSIGKPLWGVECKLIDGDWNEVYGDDAVGEIAMRGYNIMKGYYNRPEATAAVIRDGWFRSGDLAKRDSDGYYYIVDRAKDMIIRGGFNVYPREIEEVLMTHPDVSLVAVVGVPHESHGEEVKAFVIRNEGASITEDALIEWAKEQMASYKYPRIVEFRAELPMTSTGKILKRELT, from the coding sequence GTGCTCAACCTGTCCGTGATGCTCGAAGACAGCGCCCGCAACTTTCCCGATCGAGACGCCGTCGTGCTCGGCGAGGCCCGGCTGACGTACGCGCAGGTCAACGGCGCTGCCAACCAGGTGGCCAATCTCCTCAACACCCGTGGCATCGGCCGCGGCGACAAGGTCGCGCTCTCCTGTCCCAACATCCCGTACTTCCCGATGGTCTACTTCGGCATCCTGAAGACCGGCGCAACGGTCGTACCGCTGAACGTGCTGTTGAAGGGGCGCGAGGTCGCGTACCACCTCGACGACTCGGACGCCACGGCGTACTTCTGCTTCGAAGGCACTCCCGAACTGCCCATGGGCCAGGCCGGCTGGGACGGCTTCAACGCGACCGACGCCTGCACCGAGTTCTTCCTGGTCACGGCCGATCCAGCAGCCGACTCACCGATCGACGGTGCCGAGACGTTCGGTCACGCCATCGCGAGCGAGCCGCCCGCGTACGCCCCCGCGGTCACCGAGCCGACCGACACGGCCGTCATCCTCTACACCAGCGGTACGACCGGCCAGCCGAAGGGTGCCGAGCTCAGCCACGCGAACATGGCGATGAACGCCGCCAACCTGCCACGGCTGTTCGACTTCCACCCCGACGGGCACGAAACGTACCTGTGCGCGCTGCCGCTGTTCCACTCGTTCGGGCAGACCGTGATCATGAACTCCGGGTTCTCGCTCGGCGGCACGCTCGTGATGCTGCCGCGGTTCGATGCGAAGGCCGCGCTTGCCCTGATGCTCAAGGAGAAGGTGACGTTCTTCGCCGGTGTACCCACGATGTACTGGGGTCTGCTCGGTGCCCTCGACGACTCCGTCGACGTCGACCAGATCGCGGCGAACCTTCGCCGATCGGTGTCCGGCGGATCGTCGCTGCCGGTGGAGATCATCGGTGACTTCAAGAAACGATTCCACGTAGAGATCCAAGAGGGGTACGGCCTCTCCGAGACCTCGCCGGTCGCGACGTTCGCTCCGGCCGGGAGCGAGCCTCGGCCGGGCTCGATCGGCAAACCGCTCTGGGGCGTCGAGTGCAAGCTCATCGACGGCGACTGGAACGAGGTGTACGGCGACGACGCCGTCGGCGAGATCGCGATGCGCGGGTACAACATCATGAAGGGCTACTACAACCGACCCGAGGCTACCGCCGCCGTGATTCGCGACGGCTGGTTCCGCAGTGGTGATCTCGCCAAGCGCGACTCCGACGGTTACTACTACATCGTCGACCGAGCGAAGGACATGATCATCCGCGGCGGCTTCAACGTCTACCCACGCGAGATCGAGGAGGTCCTGATGACCCATCCCGACGTCTCGCTGGTCGCCGTGGTGGGCGTACCCCACGAGTCGCACGGCGAGGAGGTCAAGGCGTTCGTGATCCGCAACGAGGGCGCGTCGATCACCGAGGACGCGCTGATCGAGTGGGCCAAGGAGCAGATGGCCTCGTACAAGTACCCTCGCATCGTCGAGTTCCGTGCGGAGCTGCCGATGACGAGCACCGGCAAGATCCTCAAGCGCGAGCTGACGTAG
- a CDS encoding organic hydroperoxide resistance protein, producing MADPVYIAIATSTGDGRAGGRAATDDGLLDVTLAIPREMGGPGGATNPEQLFAAGWASCFHSAVKAIAASRKVTFTDSAVVAEVGIHPTEQGGFSLSAALHVEFGGIDQATADSLVEAAHEVCPYSVATRGNIPVSIDATVA from the coding sequence ATGGCCGATCCCGTCTACATCGCCATCGCCACCTCTACCGGAGATGGTCGCGCCGGAGGACGCGCGGCCACCGACGACGGCCTGCTCGACGTCACCCTCGCCATCCCACGCGAGATGGGCGGACCCGGTGGCGCGACGAACCCCGAGCAGCTGTTCGCTGCCGGCTGGGCGTCCTGCTTCCACTCCGCGGTGAAGGCGATCGCGGCGAGTCGGAAGGTCACGTTCACCGATTCGGCCGTCGTGGCCGAGGTGGGCATCCATCCCACTGAGCAAGGCGGATTCAGCCTCTCCGCTGCATTGCATGTGGAGTTCGGCGGCATCGACCAGGCCACCGCAGACTCGCTCGTCGAGGCCGCGCACGAGGTGTGCCCCTACTCCGTCGCCACCCGGGGCAACATCCCCGTCAGCATCGACGCGACCGTCGCTTAG
- the purB gene encoding adenylosuccinate lyase, with product MIPNVLAARYASADLVRLWSPEHKVVLERRLWLAVLTAQRDLGIDVPSGVVEAYENVVESVDLDSIAARERVTRHDVKARIEEFNALAGHEHIHKGMTSRDLTENVEQLQIRASLELVRDRAVAALARLARLAAEHRTLAMAGRSHNVAAQTTTLGKRFATIADELLVAVTRVEELIARYPLRGIKGPVGTAQDMLDLLGGDRERLAELERRVAGHLGFEQVLRSVGQVYPRSLDHDAISAVAQLVAAPSNLATTVRLMAGNELVTEGFKPGQVGSSAMPHKMNTRSCERVNGLAVVVRGNLAMIGELAGDQWNEGDVSDSVVRRVALPDAFFAAGGLFETFLTVLDEFGAFPAVVQRELDRYLPFLATTKMLMAAVRGGVGREQAHEAIKEHAVAVALGMRESGAADNDLFARLGADPRLGLTEADLAALVAEPLAFTGAATDQVDAVVAEVEAVVRTHPEAAAYTPGAIL from the coding sequence GTGATTCCCAACGTTCTCGCCGCCCGTTACGCGTCTGCCGACCTGGTGCGGCTGTGGTCACCCGAGCACAAGGTCGTCCTCGAGCGGCGGCTGTGGCTCGCCGTACTCACCGCGCAACGCGACCTCGGCATCGACGTGCCGTCCGGCGTGGTCGAGGCGTACGAGAACGTCGTCGAGTCGGTCGATCTCGACTCCATCGCCGCGCGCGAACGCGTGACCCGGCACGACGTGAAGGCACGCATCGAGGAGTTCAATGCGCTCGCCGGGCACGAGCACATCCATAAGGGCATGACCTCGCGCGACCTGACCGAGAACGTCGAGCAGCTGCAGATCCGCGCGTCGCTGGAGCTCGTACGCGACCGCGCCGTGGCGGCGCTGGCCCGCCTCGCCCGCCTCGCAGCCGAGCACAGGACGCTCGCGATGGCGGGGCGTAGCCACAACGTCGCCGCCCAGACGACCACGCTGGGCAAGCGGTTCGCGACGATCGCCGACGAGCTGCTGGTGGCGGTCACTCGGGTCGAGGAGCTGATCGCGCGCTACCCGCTGCGCGGCATCAAGGGCCCGGTCGGTACCGCGCAGGACATGCTCGATCTGCTCGGCGGCGATCGCGAGAGGCTGGCCGAGCTGGAGCGCCGGGTGGCCGGGCATCTGGGCTTCGAGCAGGTGCTTCGCAGTGTCGGTCAGGTGTACCCACGCTCGTTGGACCACGATGCGATCTCGGCCGTGGCGCAGCTGGTCGCCGCGCCGTCGAACCTCGCCACGACGGTACGACTGATGGCCGGCAATGAGCTGGTGACCGAGGGGTTCAAGCCCGGGCAGGTCGGATCGTCGGCGATGCCGCACAAGATGAACACCCGCTCCTGCGAGCGGGTCAACGGTCTCGCAGTGGTCGTACGCGGCAACCTCGCGATGATCGGCGAGCTCGCCGGCGACCAGTGGAACGAGGGCGATGTGTCCGACTCGGTCGTACGCCGGGTGGCGCTGCCCGATGCGTTCTTCGCCGCCGGCGGACTGTTCGAGACGTTCCTGACCGTGCTCGACGAGTTCGGCGCGTTCCCGGCCGTCGTGCAGCGCGAGCTCGACCGCTACCTGCCGTTCCTCGCGACGACGAAGATGTTGATGGCGGCGGTACGCGGGGGCGTCGGCCGAGAGCAGGCACACGAGGCGATCAAGGAGCATGCCGTCGCGGTCGCGCTCGGGATGCGTGAGTCGGGCGCCGCGGACAACGACCTGTTCGCTCGGCTCGGTGCCGACCCGCGCCTGGGGCTGACGGAGGCAGACCTGGCCGCGCTCGTCGCGGAGCCGCTCGCGTTCACCGGTGCCGCGACCGACCAGGTCGACGCGGTCGTGGCCGAGGTGGAGGCGGTCGTACGCACCCACCCCGAGGCCGCCGCATATACCCCGGGCGCGATCCTCTGA
- a CDS encoding GntP family permease, with protein sequence MDVQLLAALVIGIATIVVIVLWTRLDAFVALLVAAIVTGSIAGTAPIDTIDSIIAGFGATLSSIGIVIGLGVAVGKILEVSGAADALARAFVGALGKGREPWAMGGTGALVSIPVFCDSGYVIMNPLARSIARRKRQGYVTLALALGCGMTLTHHLVPPTPGPLAVAGILGADLGGVILVGLIFSVLLLPIVILYATIVGPKLEDEVLPEVREAVYGHAHASAGEPGSASTDVALDELPPEDDPAAALGTPPEGAPPHRVGAFLGALPLVIPILLIVANTVATAIEKNSQGVLGDDEAYEPSNFVSAIAFVGNPVVALLIGLILAVYVLLPRWTTKNQVSGWLSDAAASAGLILLITGAGGGLGQVLRDSGVGDALADAIADLSLPGVLVPFLIASLVRIAQGSGTVAMITAASVTAPLVSDLGLSALAATLACCAGSMVFSYFNDSYFWVVTRFTGLDGVAALRGWSGITTAVWLGSIPLVLIAGWVL encoded by the coding sequence GTGGACGTTCAGCTGCTCGCCGCGCTGGTCATCGGCATCGCCACCATCGTCGTCATCGTCTTGTGGACCCGGCTCGATGCCTTCGTCGCGCTCCTGGTCGCGGCGATCGTGACCGGATCGATCGCCGGTACGGCGCCCATCGACACGATCGACTCGATCATCGCCGGCTTCGGCGCGACACTCTCGTCGATCGGCATCGTGATCGGCCTCGGCGTCGCCGTCGGCAAGATCCTCGAGGTCTCCGGCGCGGCCGACGCGCTCGCGCGGGCGTTCGTCGGCGCGCTCGGCAAGGGTCGCGAGCCATGGGCGATGGGCGGCACCGGCGCCCTGGTGTCGATCCCGGTGTTCTGCGACTCCGGCTACGTGATCATGAACCCGCTGGCCCGCTCGATCGCTCGCCGCAAGCGGCAGGGGTACGTCACGCTCGCACTCGCTCTGGGCTGCGGCATGACGCTCACCCACCACCTCGTACCCCCGACACCCGGCCCGCTGGCTGTCGCCGGCATCCTCGGCGCGGATCTGGGCGGCGTGATCCTGGTTGGCCTGATCTTCTCGGTGCTGCTGCTGCCCATTGTGATCCTGTACGCGACGATCGTCGGCCCGAAGCTCGAGGACGAGGTGCTCCCCGAGGTACGCGAGGCCGTGTACGGACACGCACATGCGAGCGCCGGCGAGCCCGGGTCGGCGTCGACCGATGTCGCGCTCGACGAGCTCCCGCCCGAGGACGACCCCGCCGCCGCTCTCGGCACGCCCCCGGAGGGCGCACCGCCGCATCGGGTCGGCGCGTTCCTCGGCGCCCTGCCGCTGGTCATCCCGATCCTGCTGATCGTCGCCAACACCGTCGCAACGGCGATCGAGAAGAACTCCCAGGGCGTGCTCGGCGACGACGAGGCGTACGAGCCGTCGAACTTCGTCTCTGCGATCGCGTTCGTCGGCAACCCGGTCGTCGCGCTGCTGATCGGGCTGATCCTTGCGGTCTACGTCCTGCTGCCCCGCTGGACCACGAAGAACCAGGTCTCGGGCTGGCTGTCCGACGCCGCGGCTTCTGCCGGCCTCATCCTGCTCATCACCGGCGCCGGCGGCGGGCTCGGTCAGGTGCTGCGCGACAGCGGCGTCGGCGACGCGCTGGCCGATGCGATCGCCGACCTGAGCCTGCCCGGCGTACTGGTCCCGTTCCTGATCGCCTCGCTGGTGCGCATCGCGCAGGGTTCGGGGACGGTCGCGATGATCACGGCGGCGTCGGTGACCGCTCCGCTCGTATCCGATCTCGGGCTGTCGGCCCTGGCGGCCACCCTCGCGTGCTGTGCTGGGTCGATGGTGTTCAGCTACTTCAACGACTCGTACTTCTGGGTGGTCACCCGGTTCACCGGTCTCGACGGGGTCGCGGCGCTGCGCGGATGGTCCGGCATCACCACCGCCGTCTGGCTCGGCTCGATCCCACTCGTCCTCATCGCCGGCTGGGTGTTGTGA